A genomic stretch from Bacterioplanes sanyensis includes:
- a CDS encoding S-(hydroxymethyl)glutathione dehydrogenase/class III alcohol dehydrogenase: MSAQTLTCRAAIAWGPGQPLSIETVEVDPPKAGEVRIRIVATGVCHTDAFTLSGEDPEGIFPAILGHEGGGIVESVGEGVTSVAVGDHVIPLYTPECGECKFCQSGKTNLCQKIRATQGKGLMPDGTSRFRCNGETIYHYMGCSTFSEYTVLPEIALAKVNPKAPLEEICLLGCGVTTGMGAVVNTAKVEPGASVAVFGLGGIGLSAIIGAVMAGASRILAIDINDSKFELARQLGATDCINPKEHDGPIQDLIVDMTDGGVDYSFECIGNVDVMRSALECCHKGWGESVIIGVAGAGQEISTRPFQLVTGRVWRGTAFGGVKGRSELPDYVERYLAGEFKLNDFITHTMALDEINHAFDLMHEGKSIRSVIHY; this comes from the coding sequence ATGTCTGCACAAACTTTGACTTGCCGCGCCGCCATCGCCTGGGGCCCGGGACAACCGCTGAGCATTGAAACCGTAGAAGTCGACCCACCCAAAGCTGGCGAAGTGCGCATTCGTATTGTCGCCACCGGCGTGTGTCACACGGATGCCTTCACCTTATCCGGTGAGGACCCTGAGGGTATCTTTCCAGCCATTTTGGGCCATGAAGGCGGTGGCATTGTCGAATCCGTTGGCGAAGGGGTAACCAGCGTTGCCGTCGGCGATCATGTGATTCCGCTGTACACCCCAGAGTGTGGCGAGTGCAAATTTTGCCAATCCGGCAAAACCAACCTGTGCCAGAAAATACGCGCTACCCAAGGCAAAGGCCTGATGCCCGATGGTACCAGCCGTTTTCGCTGCAACGGTGAAACCATTTATCACTACATGGGCTGCTCGACGTTTTCCGAGTACACCGTGCTGCCGGAAATTGCTCTGGCCAAAGTGAACCCCAAAGCACCGCTAGAAGAGATCTGCTTGTTGGGCTGTGGCGTCACCACTGGCATGGGCGCCGTAGTGAACACCGCCAAGGTCGAGCCTGGCGCCAGCGTGGCGGTGTTTGGTCTCGGCGGTATTGGTCTGTCTGCCATTATTGGGGCGGTGATGGCCGGTGCGTCGCGCATCCTGGCGATTGACATCAACGACTCCAAGTTTGAACTGGCGCGTCAGCTAGGCGCCACCGACTGCATCAACCCGAAAGAGCATGACGGTCCGATTCAAGACCTGATTGTCGACATGACCGACGGCGGCGTGGACTACTCCTTTGAGTGCATCGGCAACGTGGATGTGATGCGTTCTGCCCTAGAGTGCTGCCACAAAGGCTGGGGCGAGTCGGTGATTATTGGTGTCGCCGGCGCCGGCCAAGAGATCAGCACCCGTCCGTTCCAGCTGGTCACCGGACGTGTATGGCGCGGCACCGCCTTTGGCGGCGTGAAAGGTCGCAGTGAGCTGCCCGACTATGTTGAGCGCTACTTAGCCGGTGAGTTTAAATTAAATGACTTCATCACCCACACGATGGCGCTGGATGAGATCAACCACGCATTTGACCTCATGCACGAAGGCAAGAGCATTCGCAGCGTCATCCATTATTAA
- the fghA gene encoding S-formylglutathione hydrolase → MSTLTLISQNQCFGGWHRRFRHHSDSVNGDMTFAVFLPPGCQPETPMPVLYWLSGLTCTDENFMQKAGAMRTAAELGLVLVAPDTSPRGSDVADDADYDLGQGAGFYLNATQAPWSQHYRMFDYVTEELPALIESQFPVTNLRSVSGHSMGGHGALVCGLKQPERYRSISAFSPISHPRQCPWGEKAFRHYLGDDQDSWKEWDSTELMSRASITLPTLVDQGLADEFLQQQLQPQHLQQAADMRGYPLTLRQHPGYDHSYYFIASFIEEHLRFHYQHLMA, encoded by the coding sequence ATGAGTACTTTGACGCTTATCAGTCAAAACCAGTGTTTTGGCGGCTGGCACCGGCGCTTTCGCCACCACTCAGACAGCGTGAATGGCGATATGACCTTCGCGGTATTTTTGCCGCCCGGCTGCCAGCCAGAGACGCCAATGCCGGTTCTGTATTGGCTGTCCGGGCTCACCTGCACGGATGAGAACTTCATGCAGAAAGCCGGCGCCATGCGCACCGCAGCGGAGCTGGGTCTGGTGCTGGTCGCACCGGATACCAGCCCACGTGGCAGCGACGTGGCCGACGATGCCGACTATGACCTCGGCCAAGGTGCGGGGTTTTATCTGAACGCCACACAAGCCCCTTGGAGTCAGCACTACCGCATGTTTGACTACGTCACAGAGGAGCTTCCGGCGCTGATTGAAAGCCAGTTTCCGGTCACCAATCTGCGCTCTGTCAGCGGCCATTCCATGGGCGGCCACGGTGCTTTGGTATGTGGGTTAAAACAACCTGAGCGCTATCGCTCGATTTCAGCGTTCAGCCCTATCAGTCATCCACGCCAATGCCCATGGGGAGAAAAAGCATTTCGTCACTACTTAGGTGACGACCAGGACAGCTGGAAGGAGTGGGACAGTACCGAGCTGATGAGTCGTGCCAGCATTACCCTGCCCACACTCGTGGACCAGGGGCTGGCCGATGAGTTTTTGCAGCAGCAACTGCAGCCGCAGCATCTGCAACAAGCCGCCGACATGCGCGGCTACCCGCTGACGTTGCGCCAGCACCCAGGCTATGACCACAGCTATTATTTCATCGCCAGCTTTATCGAAGAGCATTTGCGCTTCCATTACCAGCATTTGATGGCGTAA
- a CDS encoding NCS2 family permease — translation MLEKLFRLSEFGSNVRKELVAGVTTFLTMAYIIFVNPAMLADAGMDYNAVFVATCVAAAIGCFIMGFWANLPVALAPGMGLNAFFTYGVVLGMGYTWQAALGAVFLSGLVFIALSLFKVREWIINAIPATLKKAIAAGIGAFLALIALKNAGIIVDNPATLVGMGDLTELSPALAILGFFLIVTFVQRNVPGAVMLAIMAVTVLGLLAGDVQYAGIASAPPSLAPTFMQMDVAAAFDIAMISVVFAFLFVDLFDTSGTLIAVSQRAGLVTSKGEVPRLGRALLADSTASVAGAALGTSTTTSYIESASGVAAGGRTGLTAVTVGVLFLLAIFFAPLAGMIPAYATAGAIFYVSVLMMFTLKEVEWDDLTEAAPVAVILLMTPLTFSIAHGITLGFITYAAAKLLGGKHKEVNISVFVIAALLLLKVIFLD, via the coding sequence ATGCTGGAAAAATTGTTCCGGCTGTCGGAATTCGGCAGCAACGTCCGTAAAGAACTGGTGGCTGGTGTAACCACGTTTTTGACCATGGCGTACATTATTTTTGTTAACCCTGCCATGTTGGCCGACGCTGGCATGGACTACAACGCCGTGTTTGTCGCCACCTGTGTCGCTGCGGCGATTGGCTGTTTTATTATGGGCTTTTGGGCCAACCTGCCGGTGGCATTGGCACCCGGCATGGGGTTAAACGCCTTCTTCACCTACGGCGTCGTGCTGGGCATGGGATACACATGGCAAGCCGCGTTGGGCGCTGTGTTTTTATCCGGTCTGGTATTTATCGCACTGAGTTTGTTTAAGGTGCGTGAGTGGATCATTAACGCCATTCCGGCAACGCTGAAAAAAGCCATTGCCGCAGGTATTGGTGCTTTCTTGGCGCTGATTGCGCTGAAAAATGCAGGCATTATTGTCGACAACCCAGCCACATTAGTGGGCATGGGTGATCTGACCGAGCTGTCGCCAGCGTTGGCGATTTTAGGCTTCTTCCTGATCGTGACGTTCGTGCAGCGCAATGTGCCGGGTGCGGTGATGTTAGCGATCATGGCGGTCACCGTGCTGGGCCTGTTGGCCGGTGATGTGCAATACGCGGGTATCGCCTCGGCGCCGCCGTCTCTGGCGCCGACCTTTATGCAAATGGACGTCGCGGCCGCCTTCGACATCGCCATGATCAGCGTGGTGTTTGCTTTCTTGTTTGTCGACTTGTTCGATACCTCAGGCACCTTGATTGCGGTGTCGCAGCGCGCGGGTTTGGTCACGTCCAAAGGGGAAGTGCCGCGCTTGGGTCGTGCTCTGTTGGCCGACAGTACGGCATCCGTTGCCGGTGCGGCGCTCGGTACTTCGACCACCACCAGTTACATCGAAAGTGCATCCGGGGTTGCAGCTGGCGGTCGTACCGGTTTAACCGCAGTGACCGTCGGTGTGCTGTTTTTGCTGGCGATCTTCTTTGCTCCGCTGGCGGGCATGATCCCGGCTTATGCAACGGCGGGTGCGATTTTTTACGTGTCGGTGCTGATGATGTTTACTCTGAAAGAAGTAGAGTGGGACGATTTGACCGAAGCGGCACCGGTGGCGGTGATTTTGTTGATGACACCATTAACCTTCTCCATTGCGCATGGCATTACCTTGGGCTTTATCACCTACGCGGCGGCAAAGCTGTTGGGTGGTAAGCACAAAGAGGTCAATATCAGTGTGTTTGTGATCGCAGCATTGCTGCTGTTGAAAGTGATCTTCCTCGATTAA
- a CDS encoding adenine phosphoribosyltransferase: protein MSAYSQEIREAIRTVPNWPEPGVMFRDIMPLLQRRDIFRKLIDSFVHRYQNMQLDAVAAIDARGFILGAPLAYELGLSLVPVRKKGKLPFDTVTQEYDLEYGSASIELHTDAFAAGDRVLVMDDLIATGGTMLAACELVRQLQAEVVEVSAIIDLPDLGGSDKLRAAGFDVYAVCEFDGH, encoded by the coding sequence ATGAGCGCATACAGCCAGGAAATCCGTGAAGCCATCCGCACCGTACCCAACTGGCCCGAGCCCGGCGTTATGTTTCGCGACATCATGCCACTGCTGCAACGCCGCGATATTTTTCGCAAACTGATCGACAGCTTTGTGCATCGCTACCAGAACATGCAGCTGGATGCCGTCGCCGCCATCGATGCGCGTGGCTTTATTCTTGGCGCGCCATTGGCGTACGAACTCGGCCTGAGCCTGGTGCCAGTGCGTAAAAAAGGCAAACTGCCGTTCGATACCGTCACCCAAGAATACGATCTGGAATACGGCAGCGCTTCAATCGAGCTGCACACCGATGCCTTTGCAGCAGGCGATCGCGTTTTAGTGATGGACGATTTGATCGCTACCGGCGGCACCATGTTGGCGGCCTGTGAACTGGTGCGCCAACTGCAGGCGGAAGTGGTTGAAGTCAGCGCCATCATCGACTTACCCGACCTCGGTGGCAGCGACAAACTGCGCGCGGCAGGCTTTGACGTGTACGCCGTGTGCGAATTCGACGGTCATTGA